One genomic region from Salvia hispanica cultivar TCC Black 2014 chromosome 2, UniMelb_Shisp_WGS_1.0, whole genome shotgun sequence encodes:
- the LOC125205336 gene encoding protein JINGUBANG-like has protein sequence MKNSKASRSNYSSSSMDDSSKQPLFPRSLQAEPDEYSFRLSTASESSAPDHHDRPPPLSFDAGNSSVWDHTPSITPLCSSPVAQSPWSSAHMAPSDHPYSYTGLMGSLVREEGHIYSLAAAGDLLFTGSDSKNIRVWKNQKEFSGFRSNSGLVKAIIIADERIFSGHQDGKIRVWKMSGKDPSVCKRIGTLPTLKAKMKKSLKPSNYVEVRKSHNAIWIKHIDAISSLSLSEDKSILYSASWDKTIKVWRVADSKCLESISAHDDAVNSVVAGFDGLVFSGSADGTVKVWRREMQGKGTKHYFSQTLLKQECAVTSLAVNAASTVLYCGSSDGLVNFWERDKFLSLGGFFRGHKLAVLCLATSGNLVFSGSADTNICVWRREERNHMCLSILSGHSGPVKCLAVEEESQSQSQQQGIIGGHKHYVVYSGSLDKSVKIWRVSGQGAPLQNEIVPSQSHSQNLSSQTSRAAAAQKRNF, from the exons ATGAAGAATTCGAAAGCGAGCCGCAGCAATTACTCGAGTTCGAGCATGGACGATTCAAGCAAACAGCCATTATTCCCCCGCTCTCTCCAAGCCGAGCCAGACGAGTACTCCTTCCGCCTCAGCACCGCCTCCGAATCCAGCGCCCCGGACCACCACGACAGGCCGCCCCCGCTCTCCTTCGACGCGGGCAACTCCTCCGTGTGGGACCACACCCCCAGCATCACCCCCCTCTGCTCCTCCCCCGTTGCCCAATCGCCGTGGTCGTCCGCCCATATGGCCCCATCCGACCATCCCTACTCCTACACCGGCCTCATGGGCTCCCTCGTCCGCGAAGAAGGCCACATATACTCCCTCGCCGCCGCCGGCGACCTCCTCTTCACCGGCTCCGACAGCAAAAACATCCGCGTGTGGAAGAATCAGAAGGAATTCTCCGGATTCAGGTCCAATTCAGGCCTGGTGAAGGCCATCATAATCGCGGATGAGCGGATTTTTTCCGGACATCAGGACGGGAAGATCCGCGTCTGGAAGATGTCCGGAAAGGATCCGAGCGTCTGCAAACGGATCGGAACGCTACCAACTCTGAAAGCAAAGATGAAGAAATCGCTCAAGCCTAGCAATTACGTGGAGGTGAGGAAGAGCCACAACGCCATCTGGATCAAACACATTGACGCCATCTCATCTCTCAGCTTGAGCGAAGATAAATCCATCCTCTACTCTGCTTCATGGGATAAAACGATCAAG GTGTGGCGCGTGGCTGACTCCAAATGCCTGGAGTCAATCAGCGCGCACGACGACGCAGTCAACTCGGTCGTTGCGGGATTCGACGGGTTAGTCTTCAGCGGATCGGCGGACGGGACGGTGAAGGTGTGGCGGCGCGAGATGCAGGGGAAGGGGACGAAGCACTACTTTTCGCAGACGCTTTTGAAGCAGGAGTGCGCGGTGACGTCGCTGGCGGTGAACGCGGCCTCGACGGTGCTGTACTGCGGGTCCTCGGACGGGCTGGTGAACTTCTGGGAGCGGGACAAGTTCCTGTCGCTGGGAGGATTCTTCCGCGGGCACAAGCTGGCGGTGCTGTGCCTGGCGACGTCGGGGAATCTGGTGTTCAGTGGATCCGCTGATACGAACATTTGCGTGTGGAGGAGGGAGGAGAGGAACCACATGTGTCTCTCGATTTTGAGCGGGCACAGCGGACCGGTGAAGTGCTTGGCGGTGGAGGAGGAGTCACAGTCGCAGTCGCAGCAGCAGGGGATAATCGGAGGGCACAAGCACTACGTGGTGTACAGCGGCAGCCTCGACAAGTCGGTCAAGATATGGAGGGTGTCGGGGCAGGGCGCGCCGCTGCAGAACGAGATCGTGCCATCGCAGTCGCACTCGCAGAATTTGTCGTCGCAAACTAGTCGGGCTGCCGCAGCACAGAAGAGAAATTTCTGA